A region of the Streptomyces durocortorensis genome:
TCCGCAAGGCGGCCAAGGTCGGCGCGGTCGGCGGGCTGGCGCTGGGCTACTTCCTGGCCATGTCGACCGTCGCCCTCGCCATCGGCCTGCTGGTCGGCAACTTCCTGGAGCCCGGCTCCAGCCTCCACATCACGGAGGCGGCCCGTGCCGCCGGTGAGGATCAGGCGTCCGGGGCCAGCGAGTCCACCGTGGACTTCCTGCTCGGCATCATCCCGACCACCATCGTCTCCGCCTTCACGGCGGGCGAGGTGCTCCAGACCCTGCTGGTCGCCCTGCTCGCGGGCTTCGCGCTCCAGGCGATGGGCTCGGCGGGCGAGCCGATCATCCGTGGCATCACCCACATCCAGCGGCTCGTCTTCCGCATCCTCGCCATGATCATGTGGGCCGCCCCGGTCGGCGCGTTCGGCGCGATCGCGGCGGTGGTCGGCGAGACCGGGCTCGACGCCCTGAAGTCGCTGGCGATCATCATGATCGGCTTCTACGTCACCTGCGGGCTCTTCGTCTTCGTGGTGCTCGGTGCGATCCTGCGGCTGGTCGCCGGGGTGAACCTGCTCTCCCTGCTGAAGTATCTGGGCCGCGAGTTCCTGCTCATCCTCTCCACCTCCTCCTCCGAGTCCGCCCTGCCGCGGCTCATCGCGAAGATGGAGCACCTGGGCGTCAGCAAGCCCGTCGTCGGTATCACCGTGCCGACCGGCTACTCCTTCAACCTCGACGGCACCGCGATCTACCTCACGATGTCCTCGCTGTTCATCGCCAACGCGATGGGCGACCCGCTGAGCGCGAGCGAGCAGATCTCGCTGCTGATCTTCATGATCATCGCCTCGAAGGGCGCGGCGGGCGTCACCGGCGCCGGCCTGGCGACCCTCGCGGGCGGACTCCAGTCGCACCGCCCCGAACTCGTCGACGGTGTCGGCCTGATCGTCGGCATCGACCGCTTCATGAGCGAGGCCCGCGCCCTGACCAACTTCGCGGGCAACGCGGTCGCCACGGTCCTGGTCGGCCACTGGACCAAGGAGATCGACAAGGAGCGTGTGGCAGAGGTGCTCGCTGGCCGGGTCCCCTTCGACGAGCGGACCCTCGTCGACGACCACGCCCCGTCCGGCGGCCCGGCGGACTCCGGCGACGTCCCGGAGCAGCGGGAGACCGCCGCCGAGCAGCCCGCCAAGGTCTGACCGCCGCCGCTTTCCCGCCCTCCCCGACCACTGTGTCCCCCCACCCAAGGACACCCGTACCCCCCCGGTACGGGTGTCCTTGCGTATCCCCCCGGAACGGATGTTCTTACGGGATTCACCCGGCGGAACGCGCTGACCTGGACCCTTTCCCGAAAGTGCGTATCTGACAGTGAAGTGGGTTCTGGTCAGGCCTCCTTCGCCTGCGCAGGATGGTCCCCATGACGCAAGCGAACACCACGACCACCGCACCCGCCCCCACCCCCGTGACCGTTCTCGGTCTCGGTGACATGGGCCGAGCCCTCGCCGGGGCCTTCCTGGCAGCAGGCCACCCCACCACCGTCTGGAACCGTTCCCCCGGCAAGGGCGATGACCTCGTGGCCCGCGGCGCGGCGCGCGCCGCGTCCGCCGAGGAGGCCGTGCGGGCGAGCGGGCTCGTCGTGGTCTGCGTCGTCGACTACGACGCCGCCGACGCCCTCCTGGAGCCGCTGGCCGAAGCGCTGGAGGGGCGGGTCCTGGTCAACCTCACCACCGACACCCCGGCGCGCTCGCGGCAGACCGCGGCCTGGGCCCGGAAGCACTCCCTGGCCTACCTCGACGGCGCGGTCATGGTCCCGGTCGACGTGGTCGGCTCGGACGAGGCGCTGGTCTTCCACTCCGGAGACCGGGCCGCCTACGCGAGGTACGAGCCGGTTCTCAAGGCGCTCGGCGAGCCCGCCACCTTCCTCGGTGAGGACCACGGTCTCGCCGCCGCCTACGACATGGCGATGCTGGACTTCTTCTACGGAGCCATGGGCGGCCTCGTCCACGCCTTCGCGCTGGCCCGTGCGGAGGGCATCGACGGCGTGTCGCTCGCTCCCTACCTCAGCACGATCGCGGGCATCCTGCCGCCGATCGCGGAGACCACCGCGCGCGACGTCGACTCCCGTACGTACGCGGGCGACGGCGCCAACCTCGCCATGATGGCGACCGGTGTCGAGCACATCCTGCACACCGCGAAGGACCGCGGTCTGGACACCTCGCAGCTGGCGGCGATCAAGGGCGTCGCCGACCGGGCCATCGCCAAGGGCCACGGTTCCCAGTCCTGG
Encoded here:
- a CDS encoding cation:dicarboxylate symporter family transporter: MAVAAEQRDRTHYLYIAVIAAVALGILVGFVAPGVAVELKPVGAGFVNLIKMMISPIIFCTIVLGVGSVRKAAKVGAVGGLALGYFLAMSTVALAIGLLVGNFLEPGSSLHITEAARAAGEDQASGASESTVDFLLGIIPTTIVSAFTAGEVLQTLLVALLAGFALQAMGSAGEPIIRGITHIQRLVFRILAMIMWAAPVGAFGAIAAVVGETGLDALKSLAIIMIGFYVTCGLFVFVVLGAILRLVAGVNLLSLLKYLGREFLLILSTSSSESALPRLIAKMEHLGVSKPVVGITVPTGYSFNLDGTAIYLTMSSLFIANAMGDPLSASEQISLLIFMIIASKGAAGVTGAGLATLAGGLQSHRPELVDGVGLIVGIDRFMSEARALTNFAGNAVATVLVGHWTKEIDKERVAEVLAGRVPFDERTLVDDHAPSGGPADSGDVPEQRETAAEQPAKV
- a CDS encoding NAD(P)-dependent oxidoreductase gives rise to the protein MTQANTTTTAPAPTPVTVLGLGDMGRALAGAFLAAGHPTTVWNRSPGKGDDLVARGAARAASAEEAVRASGLVVVCVVDYDAADALLEPLAEALEGRVLVNLTTDTPARSRQTAAWARKHSLAYLDGAVMVPVDVVGSDEALVFHSGDRAAYARYEPVLKALGEPATFLGEDHGLAAAYDMAMLDFFYGAMGGLVHAFALARAEGIDGVSLAPYLSTIAGILPPIAETTARDVDSRTYAGDGANLAMMATGVEHILHTAKDRGLDTSQLAAIKGVADRAIAKGHGSQSWSSIVEVLDQR